In Gemmatimonadales bacterium, the genomic window AGTCTGCTCCCTTTAGCCACTCGGGCACCCCACCCCGACGCCCCTCCAGGCCTCCACGGCCGCTGAACAGACCACCCCGCGTGCGGTTCCGCGGGGTGGAATGTCGAGCCATGGCCGAATTCTCCTTGCCGCCACCACTGGAGCTGACGAAGGGACTCGAACCCTTAACCTGCTGATTACAAATCAGCTGCTCTACCGATTGAGCTACGTCAGCGCGCCCATCAGTCGAGTTTGCGCCAGCCTTCAAGCTTAATGGGGGCTCTGCCGAGGGTCAAGTCGTGGTGGGAGGCCGCTTTCGGAGCAGCCGCGGCCGGCCGTCCTTGCCGTCCCGCACTTCGTAGCCCTGCTCCGCCAGGAGCGTGCGGGCGAGGTCCGCCCGGGCCCAGTCCTTCCCCATCCGGGCGGCCTGGCGCTCGTCCGCGACCCGCGCGGCCCACGCGTCCACGTCCTCGCCGGCCGCGGGTGGCCCCAGGGGGCCGCCGGGCCCGGCCGCGGCCCCGCCCGGGACGAGGCGCGCGCCCGGCTCCGCCGGCAGGATCTCGGCATCGCGCCCCACCACCTGCAGGACCCCCGCCGTGCGGTCGAAGATCTCGACCGCCCGCGCCCGGTCGGCGGCGTCGCCGCCGCCGGCGTCCAGGGCCGCGTTCGCCTCGCGCACGAACTCCATCAGCGCCGCCAGCGCCCGGGGCGTGTCCAGGTCGTCGTCCATCGCCGCCGTGAACTCGGCCAGCAGCCGGTCCGCCGCCGGAGCGAGCGGCGCGGCCGCGCCCGCCGCCGCATCCGCCCCCGCGGCGGCAGGGCTCCGGGCCAGCCGGCGCCGCAGCTCGCCCAGCCGGGCCGCGCCGGCCTCCGCCGCCCGCAGCCCCTCGTCGGTGAAGTTCAGCTGCTTGCGGTACTGGGTGGACGCGAACAGCAGGCGCAGGGCCGCCGCGTCCCAGCCGTCGTCCCGCAGATCGCGCACGGTGAGGAAGTTCCCGTAGCGCTTCGACATCTTGGTCCCCTCGACCAGCAGGAACTCGCCGTGCAGCCAGGTGCGCACGAACGGCTTCCCGCTCGCCGCCTCCGACTGGGCGATCTCGTCCTCGTGATGCGGGAAGATCAGGTCCACGCCGCCCGCGTGCAGGTCGATGGTCTCGCCAAGGTAGTGCTGGCTCATCGCCGAGCACTCGAGGTGCCAGCCGGGGCGTCCCCGGCCGAACGGCGCGTCCCACGCCGCTTCCGCCGCCTCGTCCTCCGGCTTGGCCGCCTTCCACAGCACGAAGTCGCGCGCGTCCTCCTTGGCGTACTCGTCGGAGCTGACCCGCGCCCCGACCTTGATCTCGCGCGCGTCGATGCGGGACAGCTTCCCGTAGGCGGGGAACCGCCCGATGGCGAAGTACACCGAGCCGTCCTCGCCCCGGTAGGCGACGCCGCGCGCCAGCAGCCGCTCGACCAGCGCGACCATCTGCGGAACGTGCTCGGTGGCGCGCGGATAGTGCGTGGCGGGCTCGAGCCGCAGGTACGCGCAGTCGTCGAAAAACGCCTGCAGGTATTTCGCCGTGTGCTCGGGCAGCCGCACGCCGGCGGCGATGGCGGCGTTGATCGTGCGGTCGTCCACGTCGGTGACGTTCATGACGTGGGTGACGCCGTAGCCGGAGCACTCGAGCCAGCGGCGCAGCACGTCCTCGAACACGAAGGTCCGGAAGTTGCCGATGTGGGCGTAGTTCCACACCGTGGGGCCGCAGGTGTAGAGCGTGACCCCGGGCGGCGCGAGCGGCGCGAACGGCTCCACCGCGCGGGAGAGCGTGTTGAACAGCCGCAGCGTCACCGGGGGGCCTGCCCCGCCGCGCCCGCGGGGCCGGGCCGACGCGAGAGGTTCGCCACCGCCGTGAGCGACCCGTTGGCAAGGTAGTGCAACGCGCCGGCGTCGTCGCGCACCACCGTGGCACGCAGGGTCAGCTGGTGGACCGTGCCCTCCACCTCGCCGATCCTCACCCGGTCGCCGACGACGTACTGGTCCTCGAGCACGATCAGGAACCCGGTGATGATGTCCTTCATCACGTTCTGGAACCCCAGCGACACGGCCAGGCCGAGCACGCCGGCGCCCGCCAGCAGGGGCCCGATGTTGATGAAGATGTCGAGGACCAGGAGCCCCGTGACGATCGCGATGACGATGGCGGCGACGTGCCGGAGCAGCTGGGCCAGCGTCGTGGCGCGCTGGACGCGGTGTCCCCGCGTGAGCGGATCGCCCGGCACCGCCCGCGCCTCGATGCGGTGCGACAGGCGGTGCACGGCCCAGCGCGCGAGATACGCCGCGGCGAGAATGACGAGGGCCTTGCCGAGGCCGCGCAGCACCAGATCGAGGTCCACGTCCCAGCGAGGGACGCGGAGTTCGACCCTGCTGAGGACGACCGACGCCTTGAGGAGACCGAGGGGAGCGCTCACGGCGGTGCCAAGCTACCCACGCGCGCGGCCGGGTTCAACCGCGAGGCGCCCGGTCCGCCTCGGCTACGGCGCGCCCATCACGAGCACGAGGTAGTAGGGGAAGAGCACCGCGTACAGCGCGTACGCGACGCCGTAGGCGGCGACCGCGAGGACGAACGGCCAGGCGGGCAGGCCCGGTCCGGCGGGCGCGGCGTCGTGATCGAGCCGCGCCAGGCCCCAGCCCCACAGCGCGACCACCCACAGGCCGATGGCGTTCGCCGCTTCCGCGGCCACGCTGAGCGCACCGGCCGGCGACTGGCCCACGGCGGCGAGCAGGCCCGCGGCGCCCACGTTGAAGCGGGCGGCCAGTGCCGCGACGTCGCCCGGCACGAGCCCGGCGGCGGGGGTGGCCCAGACCACCGCCAGCTCGCCGAGGCGCTGGACGACGAGCGGCGCCGCCCCCACCGCGAGCACGCCGCACACGGCGCGGCCGGCGACCCGACGCCCGGCGAGCGCCGGCGTGGCGACCATCGCGACCAGCGTCGCGGCGAGCGCGATCGGCACCGGGGGCAGCAGCCGGTCGGCCACCAGGTACCGCGCCAGGCCCGCGCGCAGCGCGTCGGCGTGCGCCGCCGCCGCGGCGCCGCCGCCCAGCGTCTCCCCCAGCAGCGCGAGCAGGCGGGGGAGGGACGCGGCGCCGAGGGCCGCGAGGAGCAGCAGCAGGGCGGCGAGCGCCAGGAGCGCGCGGCGCGAGCCGGCGACGTCCATGGCGGGGCCAGGCGCCCACAGGCCCTCGAGCGGCAGCAGCAGCGACCGGGCGGCGGATCTCATCCCGCCCCCGCCCCCGCCCCGGCGAGCACGGCGACCGCCGCCTCTTCGAGGGTGCGCGACACGACGCGCGAGGCACGGACGCCGATGCGGTGCTCGCGGCAGTAGGCCAGGATGCCCTCGGGCGTCTCGCGCGGGCCGATGGCGACGCGGGCGCCGGCGGGCTCGCACCACACGTCCGGATAGCGCTGCGCGAGGATGCGCGCGGCGGCGCGCGGGGAGCCCTCGACCACCAGCACCAGCGACAGCTCCCGCGCGAGGTCGCTGGACTCCAGCACCCGGATGGTGCGGCCCTGTTGCAGGATCGCGACCCGCGAGGCCAGCCGCTCGACCGTGGCCAGGTCGTGCGAGGCGATGACCACGGTGACGCCGCGGTCCAGCAGCCCGTGGATGCGCTCGCGGGCGTCGCGCTGCGCCAGGGGGTCGAGCCCCGACAGCGTCTCGTCCAGCAGCACCAGCTCCCGCCGGCCGAGGGCCGCCTGGGCGAAGGCGAGCCGCTGGGCGACGCCGAGCGACAGCGCGGCCGCACGGCGGTCGGCCCAGGCCACGAGACCTCCCAGCTCGAGCGCCGCGTCCACCAGAGTGCGGCGCGCGGGCCGGGCGCGCGCGTGGTCCGCGGCGAAGCGCGCCAGCACCTCGCGTACGGTGAGCTCCGGGTAGAAGGCGGGCCGCTCCGGTGCGTAGCCCACCAGCCGCCGCGCCTCCCGGGAGCGGGGCCACCGCCCGCACACCCAGATCTCGCCCGCGTCCGGTGCGAGCAGCCCGGCGGCGACCCCGAACAGCGTGGACTTGCCGGCGCCGTTGGGTCCCACGAGCCCGACGCATTCGCCGGCGAGCGCCACCAGGTCGGCCCCGTCCAGCGCGCGCACGCGCGCTCGCCCGTGTCCGGTGCCGAAGGTGCGGCGCAGCTCCCGGGCCAGCAGCGTGGCGCGCATCAGCCGCTCCGCGCCGCGAGCTCGCTGCCGGCGAGCCGTCGGACGCCCGCGCCGAGCCACAGCGCCGGCTGGAGCGCCAGGCCGAGGGCGAGCGCCGGCGCCGGCGGCCCGGCGGCCAGGGCCCACTCGTGCAGGCGGCTCAGCGCCCACGAGGTCGGGAGCACGGCCCAGGCAACCCGCGCCACGGCGCCCGCGGCAGCGCCGAGCGCCTGGGCGGCGATCTCCGGGGGCACGGCCCCGAGCCCGAGCACGGCCAGCAGCACCAGCACCTGCGCGGTGGAACCGACGCTGCACGAGAGCGCCACCGCCAGCGCCGCGAGCGCCACGAGGTGCGCGAGCGCGGCCGCCGCGGCGAGGGCGACGCCGACCGGCGGCTCCGGCGCACGCGCGATTTCGAGCAGCACGGCCGCGGCCACGGCGAAGACGGCCACCGCGACGGCGGCGACGGCGAGCCAGCGCCCGACCACCCAGACCGCCGGCGGCGAGGGATGCGTGGCGGCCAAGGCGAGGCGCCCGCGCTCCCGGTCGTCGGCGACGACGCCCGCGGACAGGAACAGCACCACGACCGCCCCGATGGCCGACGACGCCGACAGCGCATCGCGCGCGGTCGCGACCGGCCTCACCGCCGCCGCGTACCCGAGCAGGACGGCGCCCACGAGCAGCGTGGCCGGAGCCGTGCGGCGGCGTGCGAGGCGCCGCAGCGCGCACCCGGCCTCGACCAGGGGTGCGCTCACGGCCGGCTCTCCAGGGCGGCGAGGGCGGCGGCGAGGCCCGCGCCGCGGTCGCCGGTGACGTCCAGCCTCACCCGGAAGCCCGCCGCGCCCACGAACCTAGGCACGAACCGCGTCGGCAGCGCCTCTCGGGTGATCGCGCCGTCGCTGTCGGACAGCACGATCAGGCGCTCCGGCGGCTGCGGCCCCAGCACGGCGCGCAGCCGCGCCGCGCTCTCGCGGGACACCAGGATGACGGCCGGGGCGCCGCGCCGCGCCGCGAGCGCGGGCGCCGCCGCCATGTCGGCCGCGCAGTGCGGGCAGTCGCTGCGGAAGACGTAGAGCACCGCCCGGCCGGCGAACAGCGGCGCCAGGGCGACCGGACGGCCGTAGACGTCCCGGTGCGCGGCCGCCGCCACCCGCACGAGCGACGCCTCGGTGGCGACCGGCTGGACGCCGTCCGCGGCGCACGCCACCCAGCCGAGCGCCGCCAGGGCGGCGGCGACGGCCGGGCCCCGGCGGCTGATGCGGCGTGACGCCCGTCCCATGAACCTCACTCCCATCTCCCCCGGTCCAAGCAGTCCGTGTCGCTCAGCTCGCCGCGCACATGCCCGTGGTGATCATGTAGCACCACCCCCGGATGGAGGTGTTCCGGTAGTCACCCGCCGGGAACCGCGCGTCGCACTCCGCCACCGCCTCGATCATGCAGAAGATGACGTTCTTGGCGTGGGCCGGCGCCGGGCTGCCCGCCAGGGCCAGCGCCGACACCAGCGCGAAGAGGCTCCGCTTCATGGCTCGCTCCTTAGGCAATGGATGAACGGAGGGGCCAGCGCCCGCGCCGCACCGCCTCGTTTCGAGGCGGCGCGAACCTAATGCGGGACGGGGTGGACCGCGGTACCGGAAGCGACGGAGGGTGGCGCGATCCTACGCGGGCCGGCCGGCGCGCGCGCGCCGGCGCTGCTCCGCCGCCGCGACGACGGCTTCGACCAGGGGACCGGCGCCGAACCGCACGGGGTCCGTGGCCGGGAGCCCCGTCTCCCTGCCGGCGCGCTCGACGGCGGCGGCGGCCTCGCGCCCGGCAAGGTCGTAGGTGTTGAGGGCGATGCCGATCACCCGCGACGCGGCGATCCAGCCGGCGGCCTGCTCGTAGACCCGCACCACGTCGGCCAGCGGCGGGATCGGGACCCACGCGGAGCCCTTGTAGTACTCGCCGACCAGGCGCCGCGACGCCTGGTGGCAGAGGATCATCGCGGCGGGAGCCGAGCCGTGCAGCAGGCCGAGCGTGACGCCCGCGTAGCCGGGATGGATGAGGCTGCCCTGCCCCTCGACCAGCACGACGTCGGCGCCGGGAGCCGCCTCGAGCACCATCTGCTCGGCCGCACCGCCGATGAAGTCGGCGGGCACGGCGTCCACCGCGATGCCCCGGCCCGCGATGAGGATGCCCGTCTGGCCGGTCGCCACGAAGCGGGCGCGGATGCCGCGCGCCTCGAGGCCCCGCAGCAGCTCGAGCTGCGCGGTCATCTTCCCCGTGTTGCAGTCGGTGCCGACCGTGAGGACGACCAGCGCGTCCACCAGTCGCGCCCGGCCGTTCGAGACGGTGAGGCCGTCGGGCGGCTGGCGGAGGTCGAACAGGCGGACGCCCCGGGCGCGCGCCCGCGCCGCCAGGTCCGGATCGTCGCCGAGGCGCGTGTGCAGCCCGCTCCAGACGTCGAGACCCCGGTCGATGGCGGCGGCGATCCAGCCACGCCACTCCTCCGGCAGCCGGCCGCCGCGCGGCGCGATCCCCACCAGCAGCGCGGTGGGCCCGAGGGCCAGGCCCGCCTCGAGCGAGCCGACGACCGGGATGCTCCCCCCGAAGCCGAGCACGTCCTGCGCCGTGCGGCCCGCCGCCCGGCTGTCCAGGACCGCCACGACCCGCTCGGGCACGTAGCGGATGGCGCAGACCGCGGTCTTGGACGTCTCGGGCCCGAACGCGCCCTCGGCGATGACGAGGAACCTGGGCGGCGTCACGGCACCGGGGCGCCTAGGCGGTGGGGGATCGGGCCGCCGCCGGCACCGGCATTTCGCGGGTCGTGACGAGCACGGCGGGCGGCAGCACCACTTCGGCCGCGCCGGCCCCGTACGCGCGGTCGATCAGGACGTGGCGCACCAGCACGATGACGACCGCGAGCGCCGGCACGGCGACCAGCATGCCCAGGAGCCCGGACAGCTCCGCGGCGATCAGCACGCTGAGGATGGTGAGCACGGGTGGCAGCGCGACCCGCCGGTGCATCACGAGCGGGCCCACCAGGTTGGCCTCGACCAGGTGGACCCCCACGCCCACGGAGGCCACGGCCAGCGCGATCAGGACGCCGCGGTCCGGCAGCACGAGCAGGGCGGGAAGCACCGTGGAGAACAGCGTGCCGAAGAACGGGATCAGGGCCACGACGCCGGTGAAGATGGCGAAGGCCAGCCAGTAGGGGACGTCGAGCAGCCACAGTCCGACGCCGGTGAGGATCGCGAGCACCACCATCTCGAACAGCTGCGCGCCCACCCACGCGCGCAGGGTCGCCGCCAGGTCGAGCAGGATGGCGCGGGCGAAGCTGCGGTGCTTCGGCGGCACCAGGGCGAGCGCGCCCTCCTGGTAGAGGGCGGGATGCACCGCGAGGTACACGGCCATCACCAGCACCGCGATGCCTTCGATGACCACCAGCCCGGTGGCGGTCGCGGTGGGAATGATGCCGTGACGCACGAAGGCCACGGCGTCCCGGAGCGCGCTCGAGACCAGCCCGGTCTCCCCGGCCGTGAGCCCGGCGCGGCGCAGCATCGGGATGCGGCGGGCCCAGCCGGCGATGGTCGCGTCGAGCCCGGTGAGGTACTGCGGCACGGCGGCGATCAGGTCCTGCGTCTGCTGCACGACGGGCGGGGCCACCAGCGCCGCCACCGCGGCGAACGCCGCCAGGGTGGCGAGGATGGCGAGCGCCAGTGCGAGCGGCCGCGGCAGCCGCGCCCAGCGCACCGCGACCGCGGTGACGGCGGACAGGTACACCGCGACGAGGACGGCGATGAAGACCAGCAGGAGCAGATCCGCGATCCGGAGCAGGAGCAGCAGGATCGCGACCAGCAGCAGCGCCAGCAGCAGCGGCGCCGCCCGCCGCGCCGCCGGGACGGCGTCGCTCACGGGTCAGCCCTTCTTGCGCGGCGGCGCCTCGTCCTCCCCTTCCTCGACCACCTCCGCGTCGTGCACGTCGGCGGTCTTGCCCGTGCCGAGCTGCTTGGGCTGCTCGGCCTTGCCGGGCCCCAGGAGCCCCATCTTCTGCTTGAGCGCCAGCAGCTGGGTGTCGGCGTCGGCCTTGTACTCGAGCTGCTCGAACTGCTTGGCGAGCGAGTCGCCCGACAGCTCCTCGCTCAGCTCGGCCGCCGCCAGCGCCTTGCGCTCGTTCTGCTCGATGCGCTCCGCCATCCGCTCGAAGGTCTCGAACGCGCTCTTGTCGCTGATCGAGCCCATCGTCTCGTGGATGCGCTTCTGCGCCTCGGCGCGCCGCTGCCGCGCCACCAGGATGTTCTTCTTGCGCTTGGCTTCCTCGATCTTGTCGTTCAGCGCCCGCAGCGAGTTCTTGAGCGCCTCGGTCTCCCCAGCGTGCTTGCGCCAGGTGTCGTCGAGCTGAACCGCGGCCTCCATGTGCTCCGAGTGCCGCAGCAGCGCCTGCTTGGCGAGATCGTCGCGCCCCTCCTGGACGGCCAGCATGGCGCGCTTCTCCCAGTCCTCGGCCTGCTTCTTCTCCTGCTCGGCCTGCGCCTGGAGCTTCTTCTCGTCCGCGATCGCCGCCGCCACCTGCTGCTTCGCCTTCGCCAGCTGGCTCCGCATGTCCAGGATCAGCTGGTTCAGCATCTTCTCCGGGTTCTCGGCGCTGGAGATCAGGTCGTTGAGGTTCGACCGGACGAGCGTGGACAGACGGTCAAAGATTCCCATATCGCCTCACGCTTCCCGGTAAGGAGCCAGGGTCGCCAGGTGCGACGCCAGCGCCAGCGTCATGGATTCGAAGCTCGCCTGGAACTCGTTGAAGTCCAGGTTCTCCAGCTCGAGCGTGTCGGAGAGGACGATGTCGTTGCCGTCCACCCCGTAGGAGCCGTGCACCAGGTCCTTGGCGTTGAGCTCCAGCAGGTGCAGGTACAGGTCCGGCTTCTTCAGCTTCTTGGGCAGCGTCATGACCTTGACGCGCAGCACCACCACCGGCGGCGCGTAGTGGACGGCGACGTCCGGCCCGTCCCCGTTCGCGTTCAAGACCCACAGACCGGGCTCGACCTCGCGCGCGTGGACGCCCTCGGCCTCCAGCCGCGCGATGAAGCCCTCCACGTCCTCCCGACTGACCATGGCCACTCCTTAGGGACGGCGGCCCGCGAGGGCCACCATCAATGTTTCACCCGGCGACGTTCCCGGCGCCAGGGAGGCGCGGCTGGTTGGGCACCTGCGCCAGCAACCGTTCCGCACAGTCCTGCCGCTCCGCGAGATCCGTTCACGTACACCTGGGGCGGCATGAACGGCGGCGTCTGCACTACTGCCCGCCTCCGCCCGCCGGCAACCCCTTCTCCCGCGCCTTCGCGAGCAGCCGCTCGGCGAAGTCCTGCCGCTCCGCCAGCTCGGCGAGCTGGCGCTGCTGCGATTCGAGCCGGTCGACCTGGTCCTCGAGCAGCGCGCGCAGCTGGGCGACGTCCGCCGCCGGCAGGGCCGTCTGCCGCTCCACCCCGAAGAGGTGCAGCAGCACGCGCCCCACCGCCCGGCCCACGGGGCCGAGCACCACGAAGCCGGTGATCGCGAGGCCGGTGAGCATTCCGAAGACCGGAATCACGATCGGGGCCATCTCGCCCGGCGACGGTCCCTGCATCACGGCGCACCTCCCCCGGCGGCCAGTCCCTTCTCGCGCGCCTGCGCCAGCAGCCGCTCGGCGAAGTCCTGCCGCTCGGCCAGCTCGCCCACCTGCCGCTGGAGGGACTCGACCCGGTCGGCCAGGTCGTCCACCGCGGCGGCGAGCTCCGGCGGCGGCGTGCCACCGCTCCGGCGGTTGATCGCGTTCGCGATGGCTCGGCCGATCGGGCTGAAGGCGATGATGCCCACCATCCCGGTGCCGAACACCATCACGATCGCGAGAATGTCCTCCACGTCTCAGTGATCCTTCGGCGCGGGCAGCGCACCCTTCTCGCGCGCCTGCGCGAGCAGCCGCTCGGCGAAATCCTGCCGCTCGGCCAGCTCGCCCACCTGCCGCGCGAGCGCCTCGAGCCGCTCCTCCTGCTCGTCCATCTGGTCCTGAACTTCCGGCGGCAGCATCACGCCACTCTTCTTCTGGATGGCGTTGGAGATGGCCCGGCCGATGGGGCTGAACGCGACGATGCCCACCATGCCGGTGCCGAAGACCATCACGACCGCGACGAGACCGACCCAGTCCACCGAGGCCTACCGTTCCCTGGGCGCCTGCAACAGGCCCTTCTCGCGGGCCTGCGCCAGGAGCCGTTCGGTGAAGTCGAGCCGGTTCAGGATCTCGTCGACCGGTTCCACGCGGCGACGCAGGTCGTCCAGCTCCGCACCGAGCTGGGCCACCTCGTCACGCAGCGCCTCGACCTCCCGCGTGCGGCCCGTCCCGCCGGCGATGCGCCGGGCGAACGCGCGCGCCAGCGTCAGCGCCACGCTGCCGGCGGCGCCGAACACCACGATCGCGACGATCGCATCGGGCCCGCTAATCGGAGGCTCCGTCGCGGTGCGACATCGTCACCGCTCCTTGGGCGCGCTCAACAGGCCGCGCTCCCGCGCCTGGGCGAGCAGCCGCTCGGTGAAGTCGAGGCGGTTCTGGGCGTCGTCCAGCTCGCGCCTCAGGCCGGCAACCTCGTCGCGCACGGCGTCCAGCTCCGTGGCGAGCTGCCGCACCGACTCCGGCCCGGGGTCGCTCGCGCCCGCGCCGACGCTCTTGTGGCGCGGCCCGGACGCGACGCGCCGGACCACCGCACCCACGATCGTCAGCACCGAGATGCCGGTGACGATCGTGAAGACGTAGGCCGCGAACTCACCGGCGTCGATGAAGGCGCCACCCCCTGCAACGGGTCACCGCGAGAACCGACGGGCGGAGGGGCCCGGAAGTTTCGCTAACG contains:
- the cysS gene encoding cysteine--tRNA ligase — encoded protein: MTLRLFNTLSRAVEPFAPLAPPGVTLYTCGPTVWNYAHIGNFRTFVFEDVLRRWLECSGYGVTHVMNVTDVDDRTINAAIAAGVRLPEHTAKYLQAFFDDCAYLRLEPATHYPRATEHVPQMVALVERLLARGVAYRGEDGSVYFAIGRFPAYGKLSRIDAREIKVGARVSSDEYAKEDARDFVLWKAAKPEDEAAEAAWDAPFGRGRPGWHLECSAMSQHYLGETIDLHAGGVDLIFPHHEDEIAQSEAASGKPFVRTWLHGEFLLVEGTKMSKRYGNFLTVRDLRDDGWDAAALRLLFASTQYRKQLNFTDEGLRAAEAGAARLGELRRRLARSPAAAGADAAAGAAAPLAPAADRLLAEFTAAMDDDLDTPRALAALMEFVREANAALDAGGGDAADRARAVEIFDRTAGVLQVVGRDAEILPAEPGARLVPGGAAAGPGGPLGPPAAGEDVDAWAARVADERQAARMGKDWARADLARTLLAEQGYEVRDGKDGRPRLLRKRPPTTT
- a CDS encoding mechanosensitive ion channel domain-containing protein yields the protein MSAPLGLLKASVVLSRVELRVPRWDVDLDLVLRGLGKALVILAAAYLARWAVHRLSHRIEARAVPGDPLTRGHRVQRATTLAQLLRHVAAIVIAIVTGLLVLDIFINIGPLLAGAGVLGLAVSLGFQNVMKDIITGFLIVLEDQYVVGDRVRIGEVEGTVHQLTLRATVVRDDAGALHYLANGSLTAVANLSRRPGPAGAAGQAPR
- a CDS encoding ABC transporter ATP-binding protein, which codes for MRATLLARELRRTFGTGHGRARVRALDGADLVALAGECVGLVGPNGAGKSTLFGVAAGLLAPDAGEIWVCGRWPRSREARRLVGYAPERPAFYPELTVREVLARFAADHARARPARRTLVDAALELGGLVAWADRRAAALSLGVAQRLAFAQAALGRRELVLLDETLSGLDPLAQRDARERIHGLLDRGVTVVIASHDLATVERLASRVAILQQGRTIRVLESSDLARELSLVLVVEGSPRAAARILAQRYPDVWCEPAGARVAIGPRETPEGILAYCREHRIGVRASRVVSRTLEEAAVAVLAGAGAGAG
- a CDS encoding DUF1611 domain-containing protein; amino-acid sequence: MTPPRFLVIAEGAFGPETSKTAVCAIRYVPERVVAVLDSRAAGRTAQDVLGFGGSIPVVGSLEAGLALGPTALLVGIAPRGGRLPEEWRGWIAAAIDRGLDVWSGLHTRLGDDPDLAARARARGVRLFDLRQPPDGLTVSNGRARLVDALVVLTVGTDCNTGKMTAQLELLRGLEARGIRARFVATGQTGILIAGRGIAVDAVPADFIGGAAEQMVLEAAPGADVVLVEGQGSLIHPGYAGVTLGLLHGSAPAAMILCHQASRRLVGEYYKGSAWVPIPPLADVVRVYEQAAGWIAASRVIGIALNTYDLAGREAAAAVERAGRETGLPATDPVRFGAGPLVEAVVAAAEQRRRARAGRPA
- a CDS encoding AI-2E family transporter; the protein is MSDAVPAARRAAPLLLALLLVAILLLLLRIADLLLLVFIAVLVAVYLSAVTAVAVRWARLPRPLALALAILATLAAFAAVAALVAPPVVQQTQDLIAAVPQYLTGLDATIAGWARRIPMLRRAGLTAGETGLVSSALRDAVAFVRHGIIPTATATGLVVIEGIAVLVMAVYLAVHPALYQEGALALVPPKHRSFARAILLDLAATLRAWVGAQLFEMVVLAILTGVGLWLLDVPYWLAFAIFTGVVALIPFFGTLFSTVLPALLVLPDRGVLIALAVASVGVGVHLVEANLVGPLVMHRRVALPPVLTILSVLIAAELSGLLGMLVAVPALAVVIVLVRHVLIDRAYGAGAAEVVLPPAVLVTTREMPVPAAARSPTA
- a CDS encoding PspA/IM30 family protein is translated as MGIFDRLSTLVRSNLNDLISSAENPEKMLNQLILDMRSQLAKAKQQVAAAIADEKKLQAQAEQEKKQAEDWEKRAMLAVQEGRDDLAKQALLRHSEHMEAAVQLDDTWRKHAGETEALKNSLRALNDKIEEAKRKKNILVARQRRAEAQKRIHETMGSISDKSAFETFERMAERIEQNERKALAAAELSEELSGDSLAKQFEQLEYKADADTQLLALKQKMGLLGPGKAEQPKQLGTGKTADVHDAEVVEEGEDEAPPRKKG